One stretch of Variovorax sp. TBS-050B DNA includes these proteins:
- a CDS encoding TlpA disulfide reductase family protein has translation MTSSPTRRGLLYGGVAVAAAAAGLGGAWWREQRSMPAGETLDPAFWAQRFDRPEGGELLFASLRGKPLLLNFWATWCPPCVEEMPMIDRFFRDHGGNGWQVVGLAIDQPSAVRKFLQKTPVAYPIGLAGLQGTELVKSLGNTGGGLPFTLVLGASGTVAARKMGKLEPADLDAWRRELVHG, from the coding sequence ATGACTTCTTCGCCCACACGGCGCGGCCTGCTGTACGGCGGCGTGGCGGTTGCGGCCGCTGCGGCAGGCCTGGGCGGCGCATGGTGGCGCGAACAGCGCAGCATGCCCGCCGGTGAGACGCTGGACCCGGCCTTCTGGGCGCAGCGTTTCGACCGGCCCGAGGGCGGCGAACTGCTCTTCGCCAGCCTGCGCGGCAAGCCGCTGCTGCTCAACTTCTGGGCTACCTGGTGTCCGCCCTGCGTCGAGGAGATGCCGATGATCGACCGCTTCTTCCGCGATCACGGCGGCAACGGCTGGCAAGTGGTCGGACTGGCGATCGACCAGCCGAGTGCGGTGCGCAAGTTCCTGCAGAAGACGCCGGTGGCCTATCCTATTGGCCTGGCGGGCCTGCAGGGTACCGAGCTCGTCAAAAGCCTGGGCAACACCGGCGGCGGGCTGCCCTTCACGCTGGTGCTGGGCGCGTCCGGCACCGTCGCGGCCCGTAAAATGGGCAAGCTCGAGCCGGCCGACCTGGACGCCTGGCGACGTGAACTGGTTCACGGTTAG
- a CDS encoding 3-deoxy-7-phosphoheptulonate synthase produces MSTNTAPASDSWYANVEKTSKTDDERIKDINVLPPPEHLIRFFPIRGTPVETLIDTTRRNIHNIMAGKDDRLLVVMGPCSIHDPAAALDYARRLKQEREKYAGTLEIVMRVYFEKPRTTVGWKGLINDPYLDESYRIDEGLRIARQLLIDINRLGLPAGSEFLDVISPQYIGDLIAWGAIGARTTESQVHRELASGLSAPIGFKNGTDGNIRIATDAIQAAARGHHFLSVHKNGQVAIVQTNGNRDCHVILRGGKAPNYDAASVEAACSDLEAAKLPPTLMVDCSHANSSKQHQKQIDVARDIADQIAGGSKRVFGVMVESHLQPGAQKFTPGKDQIAGLEYGKSITDACLGWDDSVQVLDTLSQAVKRRRG; encoded by the coding sequence ATGAGCACGAACACTGCCCCGGCCAGCGACAGCTGGTATGCGAACGTCGAAAAGACCAGCAAGACCGACGACGAACGCATCAAGGACATCAACGTGCTGCCCCCTCCCGAACATCTGATCCGCTTCTTTCCGATCCGCGGTACGCCGGTCGAGACGCTGATCGACACCACCCGCCGCAACATCCACAACATCATGGCGGGCAAGGATGACCGGTTGCTGGTGGTCATGGGGCCCTGCTCGATCCACGACCCGGCCGCGGCGCTCGACTACGCGCGGCGCCTGAAGCAGGAGCGCGAGAAGTACGCCGGCACGCTCGAGATCGTGATGCGCGTGTACTTCGAGAAGCCGCGCACCACGGTCGGCTGGAAGGGCCTGATCAACGACCCCTACCTCGACGAAAGCTACCGCATCGACGAGGGCCTGCGCATCGCGCGCCAGCTGCTCATCGACATCAACCGGCTCGGCCTGCCCGCGGGCAGCGAGTTCCTCGACGTGATCTCGCCCCAGTACATCGGCGACCTGATCGCCTGGGGCGCGATCGGCGCGCGCACCACCGAAAGCCAGGTGCACCGCGAGCTGGCCTCGGGCCTGTCGGCGCCGATCGGCTTCAAGAACGGCACCGACGGCAACATCCGCATCGCCACCGATGCGATCCAGGCCGCGGCGCGCGGCCATCACTTCCTCTCGGTGCACAAGAACGGCCAGGTCGCGATCGTGCAGACCAACGGCAACCGCGACTGCCACGTGATCCTGCGCGGCGGCAAGGCGCCGAACTACGACGCGGCGAGCGTGGAAGCGGCCTGCAGCGACCTCGAAGCCGCGAAGCTGCCGCCGACGCTGATGGTCGACTGCAGCCATGCCAACAGCTCCAAGCAGCACCAGAAGCAGATCGACGTCGCCAGGGACATCGCGGACCAGATCGCCGGCGGCTCGAAGCGCGTCTTCGGCGTGATGGTCGAGAGCCACCTGCAGCCGGGCGCGCAGAAGTTCACGCCGGGCAAGGACCAGATCGCGGGGCTCGAGTACGGCAAGAGCATCACCGATGCCTGCCTGGGCTGGGACGATTCGGTACAGGTGCTCGATACGCTGTCGCAGGCGGTCAAGCGCCGCCGCGGCTGA
- a CDS encoding cupin domain-containing protein yields the protein MSAMRARELIDALRLQPHPEGGWYAEVFRSAAGVLPADGRGARSALTSIYFLLEAGQHSRWHRVLSDEVWVHLEGVPLALWTCDAAMRTAPAHLRLGPIDAHGTRPQHVVPAGQWQAAQPIQSHTQGDYTLVACMVGPGFDFADFSLVAPDSDEAAAMRHHWPELARML from the coding sequence ATGAGTGCCATGCGCGCGCGCGAGCTGATCGACGCCCTGCGGCTGCAGCCCCATCCCGAGGGCGGCTGGTACGCCGAGGTCTTCCGCTCCGCAGCGGGCGTGCTGCCCGCCGACGGCCGGGGCGCGCGCAGCGCGCTCACCAGCATCTATTTCCTGCTCGAGGCGGGCCAGCACTCGCGCTGGCACCGCGTGCTGTCGGACGAGGTCTGGGTCCACCTCGAGGGCGTGCCGCTGGCGCTCTGGACCTGCGACGCCGCGATGCGCACCGCGCCGGCGCACCTGCGGCTCGGTCCGATCGACGCGCACGGGACGCGACCCCAGCATGTGGTGCCGGCCGGCCAGTGGCAGGCCGCGCAGCCGATCCAGAGCCACACGCAGGGCGACTACACCCTGGTCGCGTGCATGGTGGGCCCGGGCTTCGACTTCGCCGACTTCTCCCTGGTGGCGCCGGACAGCGACGAAGCCGCCGCCATGCGCCACCACTGGCCCGAACTCGCGCGAATGCTCTGA
- the tldD gene encoding metalloprotease TldD: MISREPTIERLATAQQLLLTPFGLDESHLGKALAEITAHRVDDADLYFQYTRSEGWSLEEGIVKTGSFSIDQGVGVRAVSGEKTAFAYSDDISEASLLDAARTVRSISSAGRTARVKTAARKIASSRSLYRGIDPIATLDSTAKVQLLERVEKLARSRDPRVAQVMAGLASEYDVVLVARADGTLAADVRPLVRLSVTVIAEQNGRREVGSGGGGGRFGLAYFDDGKIAEYVDQAVKAALTNLDARPAPAGELTVVLGSGWPGILLHEAIGHGLEGDFNRKGSSAFSGRIGQRVAAKGVTVLDDGTIADRRGSLNVDDEGNASQRNVLIEDGILKGYIQDSLNARLMKVKPTGNGRRESYAHVPMPRMTNTYMLGGDKDPQEIVASIKKGLYATNFGGGQVDITSGKFVFSASEAFWVENGRIQYPVKGATIVGNGPDALTRVTMIGNDMALDSGVGTCGKEGQSVPVGVGQPTLRIDGLTVGGTA; this comes from the coding sequence ATGATCTCCCGCGAACCCACCATCGAGCGCCTCGCCACGGCGCAGCAGCTTCTTCTCACGCCCTTCGGCCTCGACGAATCGCACCTGGGCAAGGCGCTTGCCGAGATCACCGCACACCGCGTGGACGACGCCGACCTGTACTTCCAGTACACGCGCAGCGAAGGCTGGAGCCTCGAGGAAGGCATCGTCAAGACCGGCAGCTTCAGCATCGACCAGGGCGTGGGCGTGCGCGCGGTCAGCGGCGAGAAGACGGCCTTCGCCTATTCGGACGACATCTCCGAGGCCTCGCTGCTCGATGCCGCGCGCACCGTGCGTTCGATCTCATCCGCCGGCCGCACCGCGCGCGTGAAGACCGCGGCGCGGAAGATCGCCTCGAGCCGCTCGCTCTACCGCGGCATCGACCCGATCGCCACGCTCGACAGCACGGCCAAGGTCCAGCTGCTCGAACGGGTCGAGAAGCTCGCACGCTCGCGCGACCCGCGCGTGGCGCAGGTGATGGCGGGCCTGGCGAGCGAGTACGACGTGGTGCTGGTGGCGCGCGCCGACGGCACGCTCGCGGCCGACGTGCGGCCGCTGGTGCGCCTCTCGGTGACGGTGATCGCCGAGCAGAACGGCCGCCGCGAGGTGGGCTCGGGCGGCGGCGGCGGCCGCTTCGGCTTGGCCTACTTCGACGACGGAAAGATCGCCGAATACGTCGACCAGGCCGTCAAGGCCGCGCTGACCAACCTCGACGCGCGTCCCGCACCCGCGGGCGAGCTGACCGTGGTGCTCGGCTCCGGATGGCCCGGCATCCTGCTGCACGAAGCCATCGGCCACGGCCTCGAGGGCGACTTCAACCGCAAGGGCTCGAGCGCGTTCTCGGGCCGCATCGGCCAGCGCGTCGCGGCCAAGGGCGTGACCGTGCTCGACGACGGCACCATCGCCGACCGCCGCGGCTCGCTCAACGTCGACGACGAAGGCAATGCGAGCCAGCGCAACGTGCTGATCGAGGACGGTATCCTCAAGGGCTACATCCAGGATTCGCTCAACGCGCGGCTCATGAAGGTCAAGCCCACCGGCAACGGCCGCCGCGAGAGCTATGCGCACGTGCCGATGCCGCGCATGACCAACACCTACATGCTCGGCGGCGACAAGGATCCACAGGAAATCGTCGCCAGCATCAAGAAGGGCCTCTACGCCACCAATTTCGGCGGCGGCCAGGTCGACATCACGAGCGGCAAGTTCGTGTTCTCGGCCAGCGAGGCCTTCTGGGTCGAGAACGGCAGGATCCAGTACCCCGTGAAGGGCGCCACCATCGTGGGCAACGGCCCCGATGCGCTCACGCGCGTGACCATGATCGGCAACGACATGGCGCTCGATTCGGGCGTGGGCACCTGCGGCAAGGAAGGCCAGAGCGTGCCGGTCGGCGTGGGCCAGCCCACGCTGCGCATCGATGGTTTGACCGTAGGCGGAACGGCCTGA
- a CDS encoding tripartite tricarboxylate transporter substrate binding protein produces MTKSSFPRRRDLLACGLLAATGAASLAQQPYPAKPVSLMVPYPAGGPSDATARIFNLPLGQALGQQVIVENLGGASGAIAAQKVLSAPADGYYLFQGSPNEVILSPLANAAVKLKAEDFRLVAPVADAVMVFVARKDLPANTVDELIALARRSPAQPLSYGSVGIGSLYHLLLEKVQLQTGIQLNHAPYKGNAPLLQDLGGGQVDFAVLVYSAAMGALAEQGRLKVIGQLGAQRSELLKNVPAMSESRELKDFNYKTWSGFMVPRKTPEDVVQRLHKAIGATLSDPGVRSQLAAQTQTASAPMSLAEAQKFFESETARYRDIAKSIHLQPQ; encoded by the coding sequence ATGACGAAGTCCTCGTTCCCGCGCCGGCGAGACCTGCTGGCCTGCGGCCTGCTGGCGGCCACCGGCGCCGCCTCCCTCGCCCAGCAGCCCTATCCCGCCAAGCCCGTGAGCCTCATGGTTCCCTATCCGGCGGGCGGTCCGTCGGACGCGACGGCGCGCATCTTCAACCTGCCGCTGGGCCAGGCGCTCGGGCAGCAGGTGATCGTCGAGAACCTGGGCGGTGCGAGCGGTGCGATCGCCGCGCAGAAGGTGCTTTCGGCGCCAGCCGACGGCTACTACCTGTTCCAGGGCTCGCCCAACGAGGTGATCCTCTCGCCGCTCGCCAACGCGGCCGTGAAGCTCAAGGCCGAGGACTTCCGCCTCGTCGCTCCCGTGGCCGACGCGGTGATGGTGTTCGTCGCGCGCAAGGACCTGCCCGCCAACACCGTGGACGAGCTCATCGCGCTGGCCCGCAGGTCGCCCGCGCAGCCGCTCAGCTACGGCAGCGTGGGCATCGGTTCGCTCTACCACCTGCTGCTCGAGAAGGTGCAGCTGCAGACCGGCATCCAGCTGAACCACGCGCCCTACAAGGGCAACGCGCCGCTGCTGCAGGACCTCGGCGGCGGCCAGGTCGATTTCGCGGTGCTGGTCTACAGCGCGGCCATGGGTGCACTGGCCGAGCAGGGGCGGCTGAAGGTGATCGGCCAACTCGGCGCGCAGCGCTCCGAGCTGCTGAAGAACGTGCCCGCGATGAGCGAGAGCAGGGAACTCAAGGACTTCAACTACAAGACCTGGAGCGGCTTCATGGTGCCGCGCAAGACGCCCGAGGACGTGGTGCAGCGGCTGCACAAGGCGATCGGCGCCACGCTGTCCGACCCGGGCGTGCGCTCGCAGCTGGCCGCGCAGACGCAGACGGCCTCGGCGCCGATGTCGCTGGCCGAGGCGCAGAAATTCTTCGAGAGCGAGACGGCGCGCTACCGCGACATCGCAAAATCCATCCACCTGCAACCGCAATAG
- a CDS encoding ATP-binding protein, whose protein sequence is MRHVIRRIFGRPDDALPALWLWCAAALAGMWVMASGAFAATAEERPIELRQGTVTTTVDGRTATAPLVLPYHWDRRHPGRPGLAIFDLPFALEAEPRAPWGIFIPRAGNVLEVWLNGTLLQAHGDLARGNGPDHAKAPIYVPVPGVLLRAGANRLQIRIRADGDRGAGLSRLTIGPAAVVRGELYERAHAWRFVGSVLLAAFGLVVGGISMALWFTQAEMDAAGQPRRDGVYLWAALAEFAWALRVADGVIAEPPLAWPLWGVLMAACTAVWIASAIMFCLHFVGWNAEARLRWLRWVAAGVVAGSIVASALAFYREQPAWFTAWLALEIGCVALMVCAFTIAMVRRPSAERLLLAFGALATVGLGLRDWQVLRLGENYGETAWVRYSTVFLGLALLMIVLRRFHAASTEARGWVVSLAERVAQRERELASTFAALEQVARDQARTQERERILRDMHDSVGSRISSAIRQLQSEQASSGELMRTLSESLDQLKLSIDSIHLPPGDVGALLAALRYRMEPRLAAAGIAFEWAVDELPILKSLDVQAMRQLQFLLFEAISNVMQHAHAKTLRIEARKVAATVQVRVIDDGRGFDAETVPRALAQRSAAIGARLGVESRPGRTVVQFALG, encoded by the coding sequence GTGAGGCACGTGATCCGGCGGATCTTCGGTCGGCCGGACGACGCGCTGCCGGCGCTGTGGCTGTGGTGTGCCGCGGCGCTGGCCGGGATGTGGGTGATGGCGAGCGGCGCCTTCGCCGCCACGGCAGAGGAGCGCCCCATCGAACTGCGCCAGGGCACCGTGACGACCACGGTCGACGGCCGCACCGCCACCGCGCCGCTCGTGCTGCCCTACCACTGGGACCGCCGGCATCCGGGGCGCCCGGGCCTGGCCATCTTCGACCTGCCGTTCGCGCTCGAGGCCGAGCCGCGCGCGCCATGGGGCATCTTCATTCCGCGCGCGGGCAACGTGCTGGAGGTGTGGCTCAACGGCACGCTGCTGCAGGCGCACGGCGACCTCGCACGCGGCAACGGGCCGGACCATGCCAAGGCGCCGATCTACGTGCCGGTGCCCGGCGTTCTGCTGAGAGCCGGCGCCAACCGGCTGCAGATCCGCATCCGGGCCGACGGCGACCGCGGCGCGGGACTCTCCCGCCTGACCATCGGGCCGGCCGCCGTGGTGCGCGGCGAGCTGTACGAGCGCGCGCACGCCTGGCGCTTCGTCGGGTCGGTGCTCCTCGCGGCCTTCGGCCTGGTGGTCGGCGGGATCTCGATGGCGCTGTGGTTCACGCAGGCCGAGATGGACGCGGCCGGCCAGCCGCGGCGCGACGGCGTGTACCTGTGGGCGGCGCTGGCCGAGTTCGCATGGGCGCTCCGCGTCGCGGACGGCGTGATCGCCGAACCGCCGCTGGCCTGGCCGCTCTGGGGCGTGCTGATGGCCGCCTGCACCGCCGTCTGGATCGCCTCCGCCATCATGTTCTGCCTGCACTTCGTGGGCTGGAATGCCGAGGCGCGCCTGCGCTGGCTGCGCTGGGTGGCGGCCGGCGTGGTCGCCGGCAGCATCGTCGCGAGCGCGCTGGCGTTCTACCGCGAGCAGCCCGCCTGGTTCACGGCCTGGCTGGCGCTGGAGATCGGCTGCGTCGCGCTGATGGTCTGCGCCTTCACCATCGCGATGGTCCGGCGGCCGAGCGCCGAGCGGCTGCTGCTCGCGTTCGGGGCCTTGGCGACGGTGGGGCTGGGCCTGCGCGACTGGCAGGTGCTCCGCCTGGGCGAGAACTATGGCGAGACCGCCTGGGTGCGCTATTCGACGGTGTTCCTGGGGCTGGCGCTGCTGATGATCGTGCTGCGGCGCTTCCACGCCGCCAGCACCGAGGCGCGCGGCTGGGTCGTCAGCCTCGCCGAGCGGGTGGCGCAGCGCGAGCGCGAGCTCGCCTCCACCTTCGCCGCGCTGGAGCAGGTGGCGCGGGACCAGGCGCGCACGCAGGAGCGGGAGCGCATCCTGCGCGACATGCACGACAGCGTTGGCTCGCGCATCAGCTCGGCGATCCGGCAGCTCCAGTCGGAGCAGGCGAGCTCGGGCGAGCTGATGCGCACGCTGAGCGAGTCGCTCGACCAGCTCAAGCTCTCGATCGACTCCATCCACCTGCCGCCCGGCGACGTGGGTGCGCTACTGGCGGCGCTGCGCTACCGCATGGAGCCGCGCCTGGCCGCCGCCGGCATCGCCTTCGAATGGGCGGTGGACGAGCTGCCGATCCTGAAGTCGCTCGACGTGCAGGCGATGCGGCAGTTGCAGTTCCTGCTGTTCGAGGCGATCTCCAACGTGATGCAGCATGCCCACGCGAAGACCTTGCGGATCGAGGCCCGGAAAGTGGCCGCCACGGTGCAGGTGCGCGTGATCGACGACGGCCGGGGCTTCGACGCCGAGACGGTGCCGCGGGCGCTGGCGCAGCGCTCGGCGGCCATCGGCGCCCGGCTGGGGGTCGAAAGCCGACCGGGGCGCACGGTCGTTCAGTTCGCGCTGGGCTGA
- the rodA gene encoding rod shape-determining protein RodA gives MSAVFNQPSLARRIAPIFQGFDGLLAFAVLLLAFAGLLTMYSSGFDHGSRFADHGRNMLLAGFIMFVVAQVPPQKLMWAAVPLYAAGVALLIAVALFGITKKGATRWINVGVVIQPSEILKIAMPLMLAWWFQRREGQLRPLDFVVATLLLAVPVGLIMKQPDLGTSLLVLAAGMAVIFFAGLPWKLIVPPVVIGAVAITLLVGFESQLCVDGVDWRVLHDYQKQRVCTLLDPSKDPLGKGFHIIQGMIAIGSGGVGGKGFMQGTQTHLEFIPERTTDFIFAAYSEEFGLVGNLALIAAFILLIFRGLAIALNATTLFSRLLAGAVTMIFFTYAFVNMGMVSGILPVVGVPLPFISYGGTAMVTLGLGLGILMSIARARKLAQN, from the coding sequence ATGTCCGCCGTGTTCAACCAGCCCTCCCTGGCGCGTCGCATCGCGCCCATCTTCCAGGGCTTCGACGGCCTCCTGGCCTTCGCCGTGCTGCTGCTGGCCTTCGCCGGGCTGCTCACCATGTATTCGTCGGGCTTCGACCACGGCTCGCGCTTCGCCGACCATGGCCGCAACATGCTGCTGGCCGGCTTCATCATGTTCGTGGTGGCCCAGGTGCCGCCGCAGAAGCTCATGTGGGCGGCGGTGCCGCTCTATGCCGCGGGCGTGGCGCTGCTGATCGCCGTGGCGCTGTTCGGCATCACCAAGAAGGGCGCCACACGCTGGATCAACGTGGGGGTGGTGATCCAGCCCAGCGAGATCCTCAAGATCGCCATGCCGCTGATGCTGGCCTGGTGGTTCCAGCGCCGCGAAGGGCAGCTGCGGCCGCTCGACTTCGTGGTCGCGACGCTGCTGCTCGCGGTGCCGGTGGGCCTGATCATGAAGCAGCCCGACCTGGGCACCTCGCTGCTGGTGCTCGCGGCCGGCATGGCCGTGATCTTCTTCGCGGGCCTGCCGTGGAAGCTGATCGTGCCGCCGGTGGTGATCGGCGCGGTCGCCATCACGCTGCTCGTGGGCTTCGAGTCGCAGCTGTGCGTCGACGGCGTGGACTGGCGCGTGCTGCACGACTACCAGAAGCAGCGCGTCTGCACCCTGCTCGACCCGAGCAAGGACCCGCTCGGCAAGGGCTTCCACATCATCCAGGGCATGATCGCGATCGGCTCGGGCGGCGTGGGCGGCAAGGGCTTCATGCAGGGCACCCAGACGCACCTGGAGTTCATTCCCGAGCGCACCACCGACTTCATCTTCGCCGCCTATTCCGAAGAATTCGGCCTCGTGGGCAACCTCGCGCTGATCGCGGCCTTCATCCTGCTGATCTTCCGGGGCCTCGCCATCGCGCTCAATGCCACCACGCTGTTCTCGCGGCTTCTGGCCGGCGCGGTGACGATGATCTTCTTCACCTACGCCTTCGTGAACATGGGGATGGTGAGCGGCATCCTGCCAGTCGTGGGCGTGCCGCTGCCCTTCATCAGCTACGGCGGAACGGCGATGGTGACGCTGGGCCTCGGGCTCGGCATCCTGATGTCGATCGCCCGGGCCCGGAAGCTGGCCCAGAACTAG
- a CDS encoding M20 aminoacylase family protein, whose product MHNLLEDLQHHADEFIGIRRDIHRHPELAFGEHRTAALVAEKLQAWGYEVTQGLGGTGLVGRLVRGDGTRRLGIRADMDALPIDEATGLPYASCNHGVMHACGHDGHTAMLLAAAHHLATRGRFSGTLHLIFQPAEEGGGGALRMMEDGLFDRYPCDAVFAMHNMPGLPQGRFSLREGAAMASSDYATVVVEGVGGHGAMPHRTADPVVAAASIVMALQSVVSRNVDPLQMGVVTVGAIHAGKANNVIPASATLEISVRALDRDVRALLERRIKAVIAAQAESFGCTARVEWRKGYAVLVNTPAETAFAREVALELVGAERVTLQGPPLTGSEDFAFMLEKVPGSYLLIGNGDGDSAGACMVHNPGYDFNDDNVALGAAYWVLLAERFLAG is encoded by the coding sequence ATGCACAACCTGCTTGAAGACCTGCAGCACCACGCCGACGAATTCATCGGCATCCGCCGCGACATCCACCGCCACCCGGAGCTGGCCTTCGGCGAACACCGCACGGCCGCGCTGGTCGCCGAGAAGCTGCAGGCCTGGGGCTACGAGGTCACGCAGGGACTGGGCGGCACCGGCCTGGTGGGCCGCCTGGTGCGCGGCGACGGCACGCGGCGGCTGGGCATCCGCGCCGACATGGATGCGCTGCCGATCGACGAGGCCACCGGCCTGCCCTATGCCAGCTGCAACCACGGCGTGATGCATGCCTGCGGCCACGACGGCCACACCGCGATGCTGCTGGCCGCGGCGCACCACCTCGCCACGCGCGGGCGCTTCTCGGGCACGCTGCACCTGATCTTCCAGCCGGCCGAGGAAGGCGGCGGCGGCGCGCTGCGCATGATGGAGGACGGCCTGTTCGACAGATACCCCTGCGATGCGGTGTTCGCGATGCACAACATGCCGGGCCTGCCGCAGGGCCGGTTCTCGCTGCGCGAGGGCGCGGCCATGGCTTCCTCCGACTACGCCACCGTGGTGGTCGAGGGCGTGGGCGGCCACGGCGCCATGCCGCACCGCACGGCCGACCCGGTGGTCGCGGCCGCGAGCATCGTGATGGCGCTGCAGAGCGTGGTGTCGCGCAACGTCGACCCGCTGCAGATGGGCGTGGTGACGGTGGGCGCCATCCACGCCGGCAAGGCCAACAACGTGATCCCGGCCAGCGCGACGCTGGAGATCAGCGTGCGCGCGCTCGACCGCGACGTGCGCGCGCTGCTCGAAAGGCGCATCAAGGCCGTCATCGCCGCACAGGCCGAGAGCTTCGGCTGCACGGCGCGCGTCGAGTGGCGCAAGGGCTACGCGGTGCTGGTCAACACGCCGGCCGAGACCGCGTTCGCCCGCGAAGTGGCCCTGGAGCTCGTGGGCGCCGAGCGCGTGACGCTGCAGGGCCCGCCGCTCACCGGCAGCGAGGACTTCGCCTTCATGCTCGAGAAGGTGCCGGGCAGCTACCTGCTGATCGGCAATGGCGACGGCGACAGTGCCGGCGCCTGCATGGTCCACAACCCGGGCTACGACTTCAACGACGACAACGTCGCCCTTGGCGCCGCCTACTGGGTGCTGCTGGCCGAGCGCTTCCTGGCCGGCTAG
- the mpl gene encoding UDP-N-acetylmuramate:L-alanyl-gamma-D-glutamyl-meso-diaminopimelate ligase: MHIHILGICGTFMGGLAALAREAGHRVTGCDAGVYPPMSDQLRALGIDLIEGFGADQLALAPDVFVVGNVVSRARLPDGAPKFPLMEAILDAGKPYTSGPQWLAEHVLLGRHVLAVAGTHGKTTTTSMLAWVLEQGGKAPGFLVGGVPLDFGVSARLGDGPAFVIEADEYDTAFFDKRSKFVHYRPRTAVLNNLEFDHADIFDDLAAIERQFHHLVRTVPASGRLVVNATEPSLQRVLAQGCWSALARFGAGGEWQASGTHDAFDVLRHGQPVGRVEWALSGLHNQMNALAAIAAAEHVGVAPADAARALGSFRNVRRRMELRGSVEGAGGAITVYDDFAHHPTAIRTTLDGLRSKLDAEGRQGDRILAAFEPRSNTMKLGVMAAQLPWSLEAADLSFCHTAGLDWDAAAALAPMGARAQVADAIAPLVDRIVAQARPGDHIVCMSNGGFGGVHDKLLAALRAAAAAS; this comes from the coding sequence ATGCACATACATATTCTTGGCATTTGCGGCACGTTCATGGGCGGTCTGGCCGCGCTGGCGCGCGAGGCCGGCCACCGCGTCACGGGCTGCGATGCCGGCGTGTACCCGCCCATGAGCGACCAGCTGCGCGCACTCGGCATCGACCTGATCGAAGGCTTCGGCGCCGACCAGCTCGCGCTCGCCCCCGACGTGTTCGTGGTTGGCAACGTGGTCTCGCGGGCGCGGTTGCCCGACGGTGCGCCGAAGTTCCCGCTGATGGAAGCCATCCTCGACGCCGGCAAGCCCTACACCAGCGGGCCGCAATGGCTGGCGGAGCATGTGCTGCTCGGCCGCCACGTGCTCGCGGTGGCCGGCACCCATGGCAAGACCACCACCACCTCGATGCTGGCCTGGGTGCTCGAACAGGGCGGCAAGGCGCCGGGCTTCCTGGTCGGCGGGGTTCCGCTCGACTTCGGGGTGTCGGCGCGGCTTGGCGACGGCCCGGCCTTCGTGATCGAGGCCGACGAATACGACACCGCCTTCTTCGACAAGCGCAGCAAGTTCGTCCACTACCGCCCGCGCACGGCGGTCCTGAACAACCTGGAGTTCGACCACGCCGACATCTTCGACGACCTCGCGGCCATCGAACGGCAGTTCCATCACCTCGTGCGCACCGTGCCCGCGAGCGGCCGGCTGGTGGTGAACGCCACCGAGCCAAGCCTGCAGCGCGTGCTGGCCCAGGGCTGCTGGAGCGCGCTCGCACGCTTCGGCGCGGGCGGCGAATGGCAGGCGAGCGGCACGCACGACGCCTTCGACGTGCTGCGCCATGGCCAACCCGTGGGCCGCGTCGAATGGGCGCTGTCGGGCCTGCACAACCAGATGAACGCGCTGGCCGCGATCGCCGCCGCCGAACATGTGGGCGTGGCGCCGGCTGACGCGGCCCGCGCGCTCGGCAGCTTCCGCAACGTGCGCCGGCGCATGGAACTGCGCGGCAGCGTCGAAGGCGCGGGCGGCGCGATCACCGTGTACGACGATTTCGCGCACCATCCCACCGCCATCCGGACCACGCTGGACGGCCTGCGCAGCAAGCTCGATGCCGAAGGCCGCCAGGGCGATCGCATCCTCGCGGCCTTCGAGCCGCGCAGCAACACGATGAAGCTCGGCGTCATGGCGGCCCAGCTGCCGTGGAGCCTGGAGGCGGCCGACCTGTCGTTCTGCCACACCGCCGGCCTCGACTGGGACGCGGCGGCGGCGCTGGCGCCGATGGGTGCACGCGCGCAGGTGGCCGATGCCATCGCGCCGCTGGTGGATCGGATCGTGGCCCAGGCACGCCCGGGCGACCACATCGTCTGCATGAGCAATGGCGGTTTCGGCGGCGTGCACGACAAGCTGCTGGCGGCCTTGCGCGCGGCCGCCGCCGCGTCATGA